One segment of Candidatus Fokinia solitaria DNA contains the following:
- the coaBC gene encoding bifunctional phosphopantothenoylcysteine decarboxylase/phosphopantothenate--cysteine ligase CoaBC, translated as MSIRVILGITGSIAAYKAIDLAKILCRSSCDVRIVLSKTAHNFVSILTLKSLFPKKVYEYSDTIENGEMLHISLAKTSDVVLIAPASANTISKLANGVADCLLSTLCLASRSAIVCVPAMNEGMWKNAFVQRNVEILQKNGVHILGPVDGEQACGSTGIGRMADISDIASYIIQLQTPKLLLSKKVVITAGPTREKIDPVRFLSNYSSGKMGYAIAEVARNMGADVTLISGVTSLNTPLGINFISVDSASDMLNAVDKEVHKADIYIGVAAVSDYKPESYSAQKIKKQDNTDVMKLNLEKNVDIIRYIKEKYPKIFCVGFAAETNDFEKYGLQKIKSKHLDVVAINDVSDNKVFNSDCNEILLLTKNGQSFHIPHATKDIVAAALLKYISALSEFSAP; from the coding sequence ATGAGTATTAGAGTAATATTAGGCATTACGGGAAGTATTGCGGCTTATAAAGCTATAGATCTTGCTAAAATACTATGTCGTAGTTCTTGTGATGTACGAATAGTGCTATCGAAAACAGCGCATAATTTTGTTTCGATTTTAACGTTAAAATCTCTCTTTCCGAAAAAAGTATACGAGTATAGTGATACTATCGAGAATGGCGAGATGTTACACATATCACTTGCTAAAACATCCGATGTTGTGCTGATAGCGCCGGCTTCTGCGAATACTATTTCCAAATTAGCAAATGGTGTCGCAGATTGCTTGCTTTCTACTTTATGTTTAGCTTCACGAAGCGCGATTGTGTGTGTACCCGCGATGAATGAAGGAATGTGGAAAAATGCCTTTGTGCAGAGAAATGTAGAGATATTGCAAAAAAATGGAGTTCACATATTAGGACCAGTCGATGGAGAGCAAGCATGCGGTAGCACAGGGATCGGTCGTATGGCTGACATTTCAGACATAGCGAGTTATATCATTCAATTACAGACTCCAAAGCTACTATTAAGTAAAAAAGTTGTTATAACGGCAGGGCCTACAAGAGAAAAAATCGATCCAGTGCGCTTCTTGAGTAACTACAGTTCTGGTAAAATGGGGTATGCAATTGCAGAGGTAGCGCGAAATATGGGCGCAGATGTTACGTTAATTAGCGGCGTTACTTCATTAAATACACCACTTGGTATCAATTTTATTTCTGTAGATAGTGCTTCCGATATGTTAAATGCTGTAGATAAGGAAGTGCATAAAGCAGATATATACATTGGAGTTGCCGCAGTATCGGATTACAAGCCTGAATCATATTCAGCGCAAAAAATAAAGAAACAGGATAATACGGATGTGATGAAGCTAAATTTGGAAAAAAACGTCGATATTATAAGATATATCAAAGAGAAATATCCAAAAATCTTCTGTGTAGGATTTGCAGCGGAAACGAATGATTTTGAAAAGTATGGTCTACAAAAGATAAAAAGCAAACATTTGGACGTTGTTGCTATTAATGATGTGTCGGATAATAAAGTCTTCAACAGTGATTGCAATGAGATACTATTACTCACGAAGAACGGACAGTCCTTTCACATACCGCATGCTACAAAAGATATTGTAGCTGCTGCATTATTGAAATATATTAGTGCGCTTTCTGAGTTTTCTGCTCCGTAA
- a CDS encoding protein-export chaperone SecB, translating to MENSDKATSSLEGQQVPVLEVQFQFLKDLSFESNGHYISSESPIQQDIRVSFDVNVVVFDVRNTYDVVLNCKVESMFKEQLVFVVELQYCARITIAEHVSEQDREIMLFVTTPTLLFPYVRNIVSDVACLGSYPVLLLAPFDFAALYARKKSE from the coding sequence ATGGAAAATAGCGATAAAGCAACCTCTTCCTTAGAGGGACAACAGGTACCAGTGTTGGAAGTGCAATTTCAATTCTTAAAGGATTTATCATTTGAGAGTAATGGACACTACATTTCTTCTGAATCACCTATACAGCAGGATATTAGAGTATCATTTGATGTAAATGTAGTCGTGTTTGACGTTCGCAATACATATGACGTGGTGCTGAACTGTAAAGTAGAATCAATGTTCAAGGAGCAGTTAGTTTTCGTCGTGGAGTTGCAGTATTGCGCGAGAATTACGATAGCAGAGCACGTATCTGAGCAGGATAGAGAAATTATGTTATTCGTTACAACTCCTACTTTGTTATTTCCGTATGTGAGAAACATCGTTTCTGATGTTGCATGTCTTGGCTCTTATCCAGTGCTATTGTTAGCGCCGTTTGATTTCGCAGCATTATATGCGCGAAAAAAGTCAGAATGA
- a CDS encoding ribonucleoside-diphosphate reductase subunit alpha, which produces MSDIIFKQRKFHVSIDLRRNERLQEFSRTVMKDRYLIGNETPQDLYSRVASYYASDSEHAQRLYDYMSLGYFSPPTPVLSSGGTTRGYPVSCFLNEVPDSLDGILDTIHENGKLSAAGGGIGTYWGNVRSIGERISGKGRTSGIMPFLKMSDSAVLAVSQGSLRRGSAAAYLQDSHPEIREFIDAKKLVGSGDLHRKFINLYHGVLLTDAFMKAMINGDDWHLRSPATGEIIRTVKAREIWIQLLISRLETGVPYIIFIDNVNKQRPDIYKKLQLEVKLSNLCTEIVLATGEDYNERIRTAVCILSSVNLADYEKWKDNDRFIYDILLFLDNVVEDFIGSAKGSQWHKNAVYAATQERSLSLGVMGWHDFLQQKGIPFNSELAKKYNQEIFSHIKKKADIASTEIAKQRGACPDAQKAGVMKRFVHVTGIAPTASISILNGNTSPCIEPWQANCIAHKTLSGTHYVQNKNLTKLLQEKDQNLPEVWTSIMANNGSVAHLSFLSQEEKEIFKTAFEIDQMCLIEQAAERQQYICQAQSLNLFLPPDVDKTYLHNLHKRAWELGIKSLYYLRSRSLQNVKISHAEQNSSMTQLEMNIGTRKNTTNDECDVCQ; this is translated from the coding sequence ATGAGCGATATCATTTTCAAGCAACGCAAGTTTCATGTCAGCATAGACTTACGACGTAACGAGAGGTTACAAGAATTCTCCCGTACAGTGATGAAAGATAGGTATTTAATAGGTAATGAAACGCCACAGGATTTATATTCAAGAGTCGCATCATACTACGCATCCGATAGCGAACATGCGCAAAGATTATACGATTACATGAGTTTAGGATATTTCTCTCCACCTACACCCGTACTATCCAGCGGCGGTACTACAAGAGGATATCCTGTTTCATGCTTTCTAAATGAAGTCCCGGATAGCTTAGATGGAATACTCGATACAATACATGAGAACGGTAAGCTTTCAGCAGCAGGAGGAGGAATAGGTACTTACTGGGGTAATGTCCGTTCTATAGGTGAAAGAATTAGCGGGAAAGGCCGTACTTCTGGTATAATGCCATTTTTAAAGATGTCAGATTCAGCGGTGCTTGCTGTATCACAAGGAAGTCTTAGAAGAGGAAGCGCAGCAGCATATCTACAAGATTCACATCCGGAAATTAGAGAATTTATCGATGCGAAGAAATTAGTAGGAAGTGGAGATTTGCACAGAAAATTTATCAATCTCTACCACGGTGTACTGTTAACAGATGCTTTTATGAAAGCGATGATTAACGGAGATGACTGGCATCTTAGAAGCCCTGCCACTGGAGAAATTATCCGAACTGTCAAAGCGCGCGAAATATGGATACAATTGCTTATAAGTAGACTAGAAACAGGAGTACCGTATATCATTTTCATAGATAACGTAAATAAGCAACGTCCTGACATTTATAAGAAGTTACAACTAGAAGTGAAGCTTTCAAACTTATGTACCGAAATAGTTCTTGCAACAGGTGAAGATTACAATGAAAGAATAAGAACTGCAGTATGTATCTTATCTTCTGTGAATTTAGCAGATTATGAAAAATGGAAAGACAACGACAGATTCATATACGACATATTACTATTCCTCGACAATGTAGTAGAGGATTTTATAGGCTCAGCCAAAGGTTCTCAGTGGCATAAAAACGCTGTCTATGCCGCTACTCAAGAACGCAGTCTCAGCCTTGGAGTAATGGGATGGCATGATTTTCTTCAACAAAAGGGGATTCCTTTTAACTCAGAACTCGCTAAAAAATACAATCAAGAAATCTTTTCTCACATAAAAAAGAAAGCTGATATTGCTTCGACGGAAATTGCTAAACAGAGAGGCGCTTGTCCTGATGCGCAAAAAGCTGGCGTAATGAAAAGATTTGTACACGTCACTGGCATAGCTCCTACCGCTTCTATCTCTATCCTCAACGGTAATACGTCACCATGCATAGAGCCATGGCAAGCCAATTGTATAGCGCATAAAACATTATCCGGTACGCACTACGTGCAGAATAAGAATCTTACGAAATTATTACAGGAAAAAGATCAGAATCTTCCGGAAGTATGGACTTCCATTATGGCAAATAATGGATCAGTAGCGCATTTGTCGTTTCTATCACAAGAAGAAAAAGAGATTTTCAAAACTGCATTTGAAATAGATCAAATGTGCTTGATAGAACAAGCGGCAGAAAGACAGCAATATATATGTCAAGCGCAGTCTTTAAATCTCTTCTTACCACCTGATGTAGATAAAACTTACCTTCATAACCTTCATAAAAGAGCATGGGAATTAGGTATTAAATCTCTCTACTATTTGAGATCTCGGTCACTTCAAAATGTGAAGATCTCTCATGCAGAGCAAAATAGCAGCATGACGCAACTCGAGATGAATATCGGAACACGTAAAAATACAACCAATGATGAATGTGATGTATGTCAATGA
- a CDS encoding 3,4-dihydroxy-2-butanone-4-phosphate synthase → MKHDYHEVKEAVEALQNGLPILLYDAEKENECDVVVAAQAATAEIVNFMVTHCRGLVYVAISASIATKLSLKLQDVRGSNDFTAFTMSVDHIDSTTGISTMERAKTINALADPTSIAHSFKTPGHIFPIIARDGGLKTRKGHTESIVFLMQLANMHEAGAGCEVLDAKGFPLAGNDVFQFASEHKLICISVAQLLHIAMKR, encoded by the coding sequence ATGAAGCATGACTATCATGAAGTGAAGGAAGCTGTAGAAGCACTTCAAAATGGACTACCAATTCTCTTATACGATGCTGAAAAAGAGAATGAATGCGATGTTGTAGTAGCTGCACAAGCGGCGACAGCAGAAATCGTCAATTTTATGGTAACTCATTGTAGAGGTCTTGTATATGTAGCAATTTCAGCCTCTATAGCAACAAAACTTTCCTTGAAGTTACAAGATGTAAGAGGAAGCAATGATTTTACTGCTTTTACGATGTCAGTGGATCATATAGACTCTACTACTGGTATTTCTACGATGGAAAGAGCTAAAACTATCAACGCACTAGCAGATCCTACATCTATCGCGCATTCATTTAAAACTCCGGGACACATTTTTCCAATTATCGCTAGAGATGGAGGACTAAAGACGAGAAAAGGACATACAGAGTCTATTGTTTTTCTGATGCAGCTAGCAAATATGCATGAAGCAGGCGCAGGATGTGAAGTACTGGACGCAAAAGGCTTTCCACTAGCAGGAAATGATGTGTTTCAGTTTGCATCAGAACATAAACTGATATGCATAAGCGTGGCGCAACTTCTACACATCGCGATGAAGCGATAA
- a CDS encoding phage portal protein, translating to MSKNNLTTNTMLSRISKMLHMKSDVKPSGSSYIYQLGKPVWSNRRYEEFAKAYTENVIVHRAIKMIANTAASIPIKLYQASNKGDILLHNHPILELLRNPNSEQSGTDFLESLYTYRLISGNAFVLGKQSDDQNMNFQTLELLCPSAINVLAGKDGKRAGYRHTIGNSYCDYAVAEDGTSNILHIKNFNPLSNWYGLSSIESIAISVDQHNQASIWNQSLLQNGARPSAVLTLQNYVNQEEFERLQESIRNAFTSPDNAGRLLLLEGGLELKSLGFSPQDMDFLESKMCSAREIAIGLGVPPQLLGLPGENKYNNFEQARISFLEQTVIPLVQHTVHHLNKWLIKKTTNFQLKHDATLLSAMADRVHSTWERLEKATFITINEKRAMLGLEPMAEKDINQKF from the coding sequence GTGTCCAAGAATAATTTAACTACAAATACGATGCTGTCAAGAATATCAAAAATGTTACACATGAAATCCGATGTTAAACCTTCTGGCTCCTCTTATATATATCAGCTTGGTAAGCCTGTATGGAGTAACAGACGATATGAAGAATTCGCAAAAGCATATACAGAAAACGTAATAGTACATAGAGCAATCAAGATGATTGCAAATACGGCAGCGAGTATACCAATAAAACTTTATCAAGCATCAAATAAAGGTGATATATTATTGCATAATCATCCAATTCTCGAATTACTTAGAAATCCTAACTCAGAACAAAGCGGCACAGATTTTCTAGAATCGTTGTATACTTACCGCCTTATTAGCGGAAATGCATTCGTTCTTGGAAAACAAAGCGATGATCAGAACATGAATTTTCAGACATTAGAACTTCTTTGTCCAAGTGCGATTAACGTTTTAGCTGGAAAAGATGGTAAACGTGCAGGGTACAGACACACAATCGGTAATTCATACTGCGACTATGCAGTTGCAGAAGATGGTACGTCTAACATCCTACATATCAAAAACTTTAATCCATTATCTAACTGGTATGGACTCTCATCTATTGAATCCATTGCTATCAGTGTCGATCAACATAATCAAGCAAGTATTTGGAATCAATCGCTACTGCAAAATGGTGCGCGCCCTAGTGCTGTACTCACACTGCAAAATTACGTTAATCAAGAAGAATTTGAAAGACTGCAAGAATCTATTCGAAATGCATTTACAAGTCCTGATAATGCTGGCAGATTGCTGCTACTAGAAGGAGGACTAGAATTAAAGAGTCTTGGATTTTCTCCTCAAGACATGGATTTTCTTGAATCTAAAATGTGCAGTGCAAGGGAAATTGCAATAGGATTAGGTGTACCTCCTCAGTTACTCGGACTTCCGGGCGAAAATAAATATAATAATTTCGAACAAGCTAGAATCTCTTTCCTCGAGCAAACGGTAATACCGCTGGTACAGCATACTGTACATCACCTCAACAAATGGTTAATTAAGAAAACTACTAACTTTCAACTCAAGCATGATGCAACTCTCTTAAGTGCAATGGCAGATAGAGTGCATTCAACATGGGAAAGATTAGAAAAAGCTACCTTTATTACTATTAATGAGAAAAGAGCAATGCTTGGATTAGAGCCTATGGCAGAAAAAGACATAAATCAAAAATTTTAG
- a CDS encoding lysophospholipid acyltransferase family protein — protein MREKSQNDGAIMNFVRTCVFYFTLSVWTFFITVIFSPVFISTVIRRIVKRKIAVIWAFGVMILLRIICGVRYRVLCDNASVISEKRVLIASKHESPWETIFFFTLFKGLSFVVKEELLKIPFYGWYLKVLDMVPIKRNAGMEALRKIVKSAEGNLKESGSFLIFPEGTRVSHGVVAECKHGIYAVYKNITEKFGDVPLIPVALDSGKLWKKERFSIESGLITVRVHDKLPQNLSKEEFMKTLQSKINSI, from the coding sequence ATGCGCGAAAAAAGTCAGAATGATGGCGCTATTATGAATTTTGTCAGAACTTGCGTATTTTACTTTACACTATCCGTATGGACGTTTTTTATTACGGTGATTTTCTCTCCAGTCTTCATTTCTACCGTTATTAGAAGAATAGTAAAACGGAAGATCGCTGTTATATGGGCGTTTGGAGTGATGATTCTTTTAAGGATAATTTGCGGGGTAAGGTATCGTGTATTATGCGATAATGCTTCCGTAATCAGCGAAAAAAGAGTGCTTATTGCTTCAAAGCACGAATCGCCATGGGAGACGATATTTTTTTTCACTTTGTTCAAAGGACTATCATTTGTTGTAAAAGAGGAGTTACTTAAGATTCCATTCTATGGATGGTACTTAAAAGTGCTAGATATGGTGCCAATAAAGAGAAATGCAGGCATGGAAGCATTGCGAAAGATAGTAAAAAGTGCAGAAGGAAATTTAAAAGAAAGTGGAAGTTTTCTAATCTTTCCGGAAGGTACAAGAGTATCTCATGGCGTTGTTGCCGAGTGTAAACACGGTATATATGCGGTATATAAAAACATCACAGAAAAATTTGGAGACGTTCCATTGATACCAGTAGCTTTAGATTCAGGTAAGTTGTGGAAAAAAGAACGATTTAGTATCGAATCTGGTCTTATTACTGTGAGAGTGCATGATAAATTACCACAAAATCTATCAAAAGAAGAATTTATGAAGACTTTACAAAGTAAAATAAATTCAATTTAA
- a CDS encoding DMT family transporter, whose product MLMSTDYRRYIVGVLCKVLALSCFCLLSLGFEKFRNSSIGPLEQFGVVCILGTAILLPFVSLFYRKELQEAKMMPYVLRSVLSIAGMVTWIEAVKHFGSAQAILVNYITPILTVSIASLTKNEKLRWISFIAGILCYAVIFFTLKTHIEVSVYGFVMAVISSFSWAFYEVVCKKQTTTEHFIVQVFYTFAFTALFLLFFSVKKISAFTASDISSLLVISVLRITNVILLFLAIKLATLNFLTPVSYLKLPLMTFWSFVLLGTPPRPYYLLAAGILICINITMLRVIKKLTEQKTQKAH is encoded by the coding sequence ATGTTAATGTCTACAGATTATAGAAGATATATCGTTGGAGTACTATGTAAGGTATTAGCACTTTCTTGCTTTTGCTTGCTTTCTCTTGGATTTGAAAAATTTCGAAACAGTAGCATAGGACCGTTAGAACAATTCGGAGTAGTATGCATACTAGGCACAGCGATATTACTGCCATTTGTAAGCTTATTCTACAGGAAGGAGTTACAAGAAGCGAAGATGATGCCATACGTGTTACGTTCTGTGCTAAGCATAGCGGGCATGGTAACTTGGATAGAAGCTGTAAAGCACTTTGGTAGTGCGCAAGCTATATTAGTAAATTATATCACTCCTATACTTACCGTCTCTATCGCTTCCCTTACTAAAAATGAAAAACTGCGATGGATATCCTTTATTGCCGGTATATTGTGCTACGCGGTAATTTTTTTCACTCTTAAAACTCATATTGAAGTTTCAGTTTATGGCTTTGTTATGGCCGTAATTTCATCATTCTCCTGGGCATTTTACGAAGTAGTATGTAAAAAACAAACTACGACAGAACATTTTATAGTACAGGTATTTTATACTTTTGCTTTTACCGCACTTTTCCTTCTATTTTTCTCTGTTAAAAAGATATCCGCCTTTACTGCAAGCGATATATCATCACTCCTTGTTATAAGCGTTCTGAGAATAACAAACGTGATACTGCTATTCTTAGCAATAAAGCTAGCAACCTTGAATTTTCTCACTCCGGTATCTTATTTAAAGTTACCATTAATGACGTTTTGGAGTTTTGTATTACTTGGTACTCCGCCTCGACCATACTATCTACTTGCCGCGGGAATACTAATATGTATCAACATAACAATGCTTAGAGTAATAAAGAAACTTACGGAGCAGAAAACTCAGAAAGCGCACTAA
- the nuoI gene encoding NADH-quinone oxidoreductase subunit NuoI has translation MFGNLLMFLKFILLYDVVKGIAIGVLYCFKPKVTIRYPFERNPVGTKMRGEHMLLLYDNGEERCIGCKLCEAICPAQAITMATTQLSNGTRCATHYDIDMTKCIYCGLCQEACPVYAIVEGPNYDFAKETHVELVYTKSKLLDNGKRWERVL, from the coding sequence ATGTTCGGAAATTTATTGATGTTCTTGAAGTTTATTCTTCTATATGATGTAGTAAAGGGCATAGCAATAGGTGTACTTTATTGCTTCAAGCCTAAAGTTACGATTCGATATCCGTTCGAAAGAAATCCAGTCGGCACGAAGATGAGAGGAGAGCACATGTTGCTGTTATATGATAACGGAGAAGAGAGATGCATAGGCTGTAAATTGTGTGAAGCCATATGTCCAGCACAGGCAATTACAATGGCCACGACTCAACTCAGTAATGGCACCAGATGTGCAACGCACTACGATATAGACATGACAAAGTGTATATATTGCGGATTATGCCAAGAAGCATGTCCTGTGTATGCAATAGTGGAAGGGCCAAACTATGATTTCGCTAAGGAAACTCACGTAGAGTTGGTATATACAAAATCTAAGTTGTTAGATAATGGAAAGAGGTGGGAGAGAGTTCTGTAG
- a CDS encoding C45 family autoproteolytic acyltransferase/hydolase, which produces MSIKRITLKGTKYEMGFQYGAVLQAELKTSLGIIKEFFIGKHHFSNDALLNKTNAFYERYPSSFQDFIKGVANGADLTLGDAKILNGMETLNSLIANRSEISACAFVAIPPFKTGDSVIIGRNYDFPAPFSKLAKYLLITILLEENAIPTAFIGMPGQIYCSTCINQNSLFVEFNNATPSGGKAVNQERESLLISLLSTLQSSRNLLELDSKLQQLESDYSLVVNVADKKYVRAYEYSSYYGMKSFTPEENSVYASTNFYLNKTWNRSVISDENTWYGVTRMNNLLNLAKTAVSVSDVMNMLDRKLSDGGATWNLTIYQIIYDAGAYNLHIKRTLEDEEWECIDMHELFADVPLHTQEL; this is translated from the coding sequence ATGAGTATAAAGCGTATTACTTTGAAAGGGACGAAATACGAAATGGGATTTCAGTATGGCGCAGTATTGCAAGCTGAATTAAAAACCTCTCTTGGTATTATCAAAGAGTTTTTTATCGGTAAGCACCATTTCTCTAACGATGCGCTGTTAAACAAAACAAATGCATTTTATGAGAGATATCCGAGTTCGTTTCAAGATTTCATAAAAGGTGTTGCTAATGGTGCAGATCTCACTTTAGGCGATGCGAAGATATTGAATGGTATGGAAACTCTCAATTCTCTGATAGCTAACAGAAGCGAAATAAGCGCTTGTGCTTTTGTGGCAATACCTCCATTTAAAACTGGAGACTCTGTAATTATAGGAAGAAATTATGATTTTCCTGCACCTTTTTCAAAGCTAGCGAAGTATTTACTTATCACAATCTTGCTAGAAGAGAATGCAATACCAACTGCCTTTATAGGAATGCCAGGTCAGATATACTGCTCTACTTGTATTAATCAAAATTCACTATTTGTAGAGTTTAATAATGCGACTCCATCTGGTGGAAAAGCTGTAAATCAAGAGAGAGAATCTTTACTTATAAGTCTGTTAAGCACGCTTCAGAGTAGCAGAAACTTGCTAGAATTGGATAGTAAGCTTCAGCAATTAGAATCTGACTACTCTCTTGTTGTAAATGTGGCTGATAAAAAGTATGTCAGAGCGTATGAATATTCTTCATATTATGGAATGAAATCTTTTACTCCGGAGGAAAATAGTGTGTACGCCTCAACTAATTTCTATCTAAATAAGACATGGAATAGATCTGTCATTTCAGATGAAAATACTTGGTATGGTGTAACTAGAATGAATAATTTGTTGAATCTTGCAAAAACTGCCGTTTCTGTATCTGATGTAATGAATATGCTGGATAGAAAATTATCCGATGGAGGTGCTACATGGAATTTGACTATATATCAGATAATTTATGATGCTGGTGCATATAATCTACATATTAAAAGAACGCTAGAAGATGAAGAATGGGAATGTATCGATATGCATGAGTTGTTCGCTGATGTACCGCTTCATACTCAAGAATTATAA
- a CDS encoding VOC family protein, with protein MTEKHTICWIDIPVENLERAIAFYSAVLNQKVQKISEHGLEFGLLPHVNDNVSGCLAVMEDRKPSKNGALIYLNVEGFLNEAVAAALKSDSTLLKPIESIGDYGFRAIITDSEGNAIALYSKSGK; from the coding sequence ATGACTGAAAAACATACTATATGCTGGATTGATATACCAGTCGAAAATCTCGAACGTGCAATTGCATTCTATAGTGCAGTTTTAAATCAGAAAGTTCAGAAAATTTCAGAACACGGTTTAGAATTTGGCTTATTACCTCACGTGAATGACAACGTTTCTGGATGTTTAGCTGTAATGGAAGATAGAAAACCTTCAAAGAATGGAGCATTAATATATTTAAATGTTGAAGGTTTTCTCAATGAAGCAGTAGCAGCTGCGTTAAAGAGTGATTCCACTCTTCTAAAACCTATAGAAAGTATCGGAGATTATGGCTTCAGAGCAATAATTACAGATAGCGAGGGAAATGCGATTGCACTTTATTCGAAATCAGGTAAGTAA
- a CDS encoding DUF6765 family protein: MNFEFHYYVNFIVAITAGFTFKDACKIAYSAQYVDHNHTQYNVYLAKAGKNIKLFTNHVSCSNNIMNPSQLPLILYLAFHFVPGNPQIVAINRSDQVKNFLCTTKNANLAKKMLIKGLETKDPYYIGIASHAYADTWAHQNFSGVIDEINALYPPRSYLQIGHLDAFTLPDSINTVWYDTRLKNPLVDNNAIFIEAAIYLLKHYMKFRQHSKVNYIQSKRQLQQFLGSTFQIPNIKYRIQEYRKYIELTYSKKLQYFDEMKWIKKISNHEIIDDTIFVQDISQFQNSDWYKFQIACKAYFECIYPKLLARIHSYYRNYPVSTELSPTSFHYLTT, from the coding sequence ATGAATTTTGAATTTCACTACTACGTCAACTTTATTGTCGCTATTACCGCAGGCTTCACATTCAAAGATGCTTGTAAAATAGCGTATAGCGCACAGTATGTTGATCACAATCATACTCAATACAATGTTTACTTGGCAAAAGCAGGAAAAAATATCAAGCTTTTCACAAATCATGTAAGCTGCAGTAATAATATAATGAATCCTTCTCAATTGCCTCTTATATTATATCTTGCATTTCACTTCGTACCTGGAAATCCGCAGATAGTAGCGATAAATAGAAGCGATCAAGTGAAAAATTTTTTATGCACTACCAAGAATGCCAACTTAGCAAAAAAAATGCTAATAAAAGGATTAGAGACTAAAGATCCTTACTACATAGGCATAGCATCGCATGCTTACGCTGATACATGGGCACATCAAAATTTTTCAGGAGTAATAGATGAGATAAATGCATTATACCCTCCGCGATCTTACCTTCAAATAGGGCATCTAGATGCATTTACTCTTCCGGATTCGATAAATACCGTGTGGTATGATACGAGGCTAAAGAACCCTCTCGTGGATAATAACGCTATTTTCATAGAAGCAGCAATATATCTTCTGAAGCATTATATGAAATTCAGACAACACTCTAAAGTTAATTATATACAAAGCAAGAGACAGCTGCAGCAATTTCTTGGTAGTACATTTCAAATACCAAATATAAAATATAGAATACAAGAATATCGTAAATATATAGAACTTACCTATAGTAAAAAGCTACAATACTTCGACGAAATGAAATGGATAAAAAAGATAAGCAACCATGAAATCATTGATGACACGATATTTGTGCAAGATATCTCTCAATTTCAAAACAGCGATTGGTACAAATTTCAGATCGCGTGTAAAGCTTATTTTGAATGCATCTATCCTAAATTACTCGCAAGAATTCACAGTTACTACCGCAATTATCCTGTTTCTACAGAACTCTCTCCCACCTCTTTCCATTATCTAACAACTTAG